One stretch of Micromonospora cremea DNA includes these proteins:
- a CDS encoding SDR family NAD(P)-dependent oxidoreductase: protein MNTERVTTPFGAQSTAGDVVAGVDLTGQRAVVTGASSGIGVETARALAAAGAAVTLAVRDVVSGEVAADDIRATTGSQLIRVAPLDLSDQGSVAAFISAWEGPLHILVNNAGVSATPEMRTAEGWELQFATNHLGHFALTNGLHPALAAAGRARVVSLSSIAHVQAPMVFDDVNFRERPYDRLLAYGESKTATALFAVEANRRWAGDGITTNAANPGAVTTNLGRHLTEEDLAQLPAYDFKTPQQGAATSVLLASWPQLEGIGGRYFEDCNEAPRYNPDVPLQGVADHALDPAAAERLWQVSLDMLADAQRG, encoded by the coding sequence ATGAATACAGAGCGCGTCACCACGCCTTTCGGCGCCCAATCCACCGCCGGTGACGTCGTCGCCGGTGTCGACCTCACCGGGCAGCGCGCCGTCGTCACCGGCGCCTCGTCGGGCATCGGTGTCGAAACGGCCCGGGCCCTCGCAGCCGCCGGCGCCGCGGTGACCTTGGCGGTACGAGACGTGGTTTCCGGCGAGGTGGCGGCGGACGACATCCGCGCCACGACTGGGAGCCAACTGATCCGGGTCGCTCCCCTGGACCTCTCCGACCAGGGGTCGGTCGCCGCCTTCATCAGCGCCTGGGAAGGCCCCCTGCACATCCTGGTCAACAACGCCGGGGTGTCGGCGACCCCCGAGATGCGGACGGCGGAGGGCTGGGAGCTGCAGTTCGCGACCAACCACCTGGGCCACTTTGCGCTCACCAACGGGCTGCACCCGGCCCTCGCCGCGGCCGGCCGGGCCCGCGTGGTGTCGCTCAGCTCGATCGCACACGTGCAGGCACCGATGGTCTTCGACGACGTCAACTTCCGCGAACGCCCCTACGACCGTCTCCTCGCCTACGGCGAGTCGAAGACGGCCACCGCGCTGTTCGCGGTCGAGGCGAACAGGCGCTGGGCCGGCGACGGCATCACCACCAACGCGGCCAACCCGGGCGCGGTCACCACCAACCTGGGGCGCCACCTCACTGAAGAGGACCTCGCGCAGCTTCCGGCGTACGACTTCAAGACCCCGCAGCAGGGGGCGGCCACCTCCGTGCTTCTCGCGTCCTGGCCGCAGCTCGAGGGTATCGGCGGCCGGTACTTCGAGGACTGCAACGAGGCGCCGCGCTACAACCCCGATGTACCGCTTCAGGGCGTCGCCGACCACGCGCTCGACCCCGCAGCAGCCGAGCGACTGTGGCAGGTGTCGCTCGACATGCTCGCCGACGCACAGCGCGGCTGA
- a CDS encoding LysR family transcriptional regulator, with product MATPELRQLRYFLVLAEELSFTRAAARLMIAQQSLSQQITALERLLGVRLFDRDSRGTTLTDIGALFVAEARAVTDRADEAVAVVGRAHRGEVGSLSLAFLTSVANHLLPPVVRAVRDQLPDLRLATESVTIAPLVEGVLAGRYDAAFTRTPLVPGLQSRTLATEPVCAVLPEGHPLAERAELNLADLANEPWVMTPRSSWEPWHRAYDDQFREAGFVPDIVQEEANVQSLLGLVAAGIGVTRLARSARSLRRTGVVFVPLTGASARTEVVWLAGNTPPALHRLLDVVTELAATTDLTETG from the coding sequence GTGGCCACCCCTGAACTGCGGCAACTGCGATATTTCCTGGTCCTCGCGGAGGAACTGAGCTTCACACGGGCCGCCGCCCGCCTGATGATCGCTCAGCAGTCGCTGTCCCAGCAGATCACCGCCCTGGAACGCCTCCTCGGGGTCAGGCTGTTCGACCGCGACAGCCGCGGCACCACCCTGACCGACATTGGCGCCCTGTTCGTCGCCGAGGCCCGCGCCGTGACGGACCGTGCCGACGAGGCCGTCGCCGTCGTGGGCCGGGCCCACAGGGGCGAGGTCGGCAGCCTCAGCCTGGCCTTCCTGACCTCCGTCGCCAACCACCTCCTGCCCCCGGTGGTCCGAGCCGTGCGTGACCAACTCCCCGACCTTCGCCTGGCGACGGAGTCCGTCACCATCGCGCCCCTGGTCGAGGGTGTCCTCGCCGGGCGCTATGACGCCGCCTTCACCCGGACCCCGCTCGTGCCCGGCCTGCAATCCAGGACCCTGGCGACCGAACCGGTGTGCGCCGTACTGCCCGAGGGCCACCCGCTCGCCGAGCGCGCCGAACTGAATCTCGCCGACCTGGCGAACGAACCGTGGGTGATGACCCCGCGTAGCTCGTGGGAACCCTGGCACCGCGCCTACGACGACCAGTTCCGAGAAGCGGGCTTCGTCCCGGACATCGTCCAGGAGGAGGCCAACGTGCAGAGCCTGCTCGGCTTGGTCGCCGCTGGTATCGGGGTCACTCGGCTCGCCCGCTCGGCACGCAGCCTTCGCCGTACCGGCGTGGTGTTCGTTCCGCTGACCGGCGCCTCCGCGCGTACCGAGGTGGTGTGGCTGGCCGGCAACACCCCACCGGCCCTGCACCGGCTGCTGGACGTGGTCACCGAACTCGCGGCAACGACCGACCTGACCGAGACCGGCTGA
- a CDS encoding acetamidase/formamidase family protein codes for MRHTLTPGDETLHGHFSPDFPPVLTIDPGDTVTYRTLDCWWSVGPYPGGRNRDRPRVPQHQPDHGHALIGPVAVRGARAGQTLEVHIDAIVPGNWGTTVAGGWPSGFNERYGVEQDGVVHDWALDPVAMTGRNQHGHTVTLRPFMGVLGMPPAEPGRHSTVPPRPCGGNLDCKDLTAGTTLLLPIPVDGALFSVGDGHAAQGDGEIGGTAIECPMDEVTLTLDVRDDFPVTGPVARTADAWLTLGVGATLDDATFMALDSMLTLMQRLYGVSRPDAVALASVAVDVRVTQIVNQTVGAHAVLRNDALR; via the coding sequence ATGCGACACACCCTCACACCGGGCGATGAAACCCTGCACGGTCACTTCTCCCCCGACTTCCCGCCGGTGCTGACCATCGACCCGGGTGACACCGTCACCTACCGCACCCTGGACTGCTGGTGGTCGGTCGGCCCGTACCCCGGCGGGCGCAACCGGGACCGGCCGCGGGTCCCGCAGCACCAGCCCGACCACGGACACGCGCTGATCGGTCCGGTTGCGGTGCGCGGCGCCCGCGCCGGCCAGACCCTCGAGGTGCACATCGACGCGATCGTCCCGGGGAACTGGGGAACCACCGTCGCGGGTGGCTGGCCGAGCGGCTTCAACGAGCGGTACGGCGTCGAGCAGGACGGGGTGGTGCACGACTGGGCACTGGACCCGGTGGCGATGACCGGCCGCAACCAGCACGGCCACACGGTCACGCTGCGCCCCTTCATGGGGGTGCTCGGCATGCCGCCGGCCGAGCCGGGGCGGCACTCGACGGTTCCGCCCCGACCCTGCGGCGGCAACCTGGACTGCAAGGACCTGACCGCTGGCACCACCCTGCTGCTGCCGATCCCGGTCGACGGGGCCCTGTTCTCCGTCGGGGACGGGCACGCCGCGCAGGGCGACGGCGAGATCGGCGGCACCGCGATCGAGTGCCCGATGGACGAGGTGACGCTGACCTTGGACGTCCGCGACGACTTCCCGGTCACCGGCCCGGTGGCCCGAACCGCGGACGCCTGGCTGACGCTCGGCGTCGGAGCGACCCTCGACGACGCCACCTTCATGGCGCTGGACTCGATGCTGACGCTGATGCAACGGCTGTACGGCGTCAGCCGTCCGGACGCGGTGGCGCTGGCAAGCGTCGCGGTCGACGTGCGGGTGACGCAGATCGTCAACCAGACCGTCGGCGCGCACGCGGTACTCCGCAACGACGCGCTGCGATGA